From a region of the Streptomyces sp. NBC_01454 genome:
- the rsgA gene encoding ribosome small subunit-dependent GTPase A, with amino-acid sequence MFPLTFSAAHPLSAYGWDQGFAESFVPFAEQGLRPGRIVRVDRGRVDAVVPDGDGVRTVLADTAPVATSDPMRVPCTGDWAALDLGRSKAHVDGVVRALLPRRTAFVRSTSSKRAEGQVLATNLDHIVICVSLAEPLDPGRIERFLALAMSSAADEGPLDAAALSPAGGARPVVVLTKVDLAGAPEGVAHLVTDTESVAPGVPVLAVSAATGDGLDVLRTVLAGGTSVLLGRSGAGKSTLVNALVGEEVQRVQETRDRDGKGRHTTTTRDLRPLPGGGVLIDTPGLRGVGMWDARAGLARTFADVEELAEQCRFHDCAHRAEPGCAVQEAVESGELSVRRLESYGKLQRENQHIVAKTDARLRAEIRREWRQKQALGRHMMERKRGPRG; translated from the coding sequence TTGTTCCCTCTCACTTTCTCCGCTGCGCACCCGCTGTCCGCCTACGGCTGGGACCAGGGGTTCGCGGAGAGTTTCGTTCCCTTTGCCGAGCAGGGGCTCCGCCCCGGCCGGATCGTCCGCGTGGACCGCGGGCGGGTGGATGCCGTCGTGCCGGACGGCGACGGCGTCCGGACCGTGCTGGCCGACACCGCGCCGGTGGCGACCAGCGACCCGATGCGCGTGCCGTGCACGGGGGACTGGGCCGCGCTCGACCTCGGCCGCAGCAAGGCCCATGTCGACGGCGTCGTACGGGCGTTGCTGCCGCGCCGTACGGCATTCGTGCGGTCCACGTCCTCGAAACGGGCCGAGGGCCAGGTGCTGGCCACCAACCTCGACCACATCGTCATCTGTGTGTCGCTCGCGGAACCGCTGGACCCCGGGCGGATCGAGCGGTTCCTGGCGCTGGCGATGTCCAGCGCGGCCGACGAGGGGCCGCTGGACGCCGCCGCCCTCTCCCCGGCGGGCGGGGCGCGGCCCGTGGTCGTGCTGACCAAGGTGGACCTGGCCGGGGCCCCGGAGGGCGTCGCGCATCTCGTCACGGATACCGAATCCGTGGCCCCCGGTGTGCCGGTGCTGGCGGTCAGCGCGGCGACCGGTGACGGGCTCGATGTGCTCCGTACCGTGCTCGCCGGCGGCACCTCCGTCCTGCTGGGCCGGTCCGGAGCGGGCAAATCCACGCTGGTCAACGCCCTCGTCGGGGAGGAGGTGCAGCGGGTGCAGGAGACCCGCGACCGCGACGGCAAGGGGCGGCACACCACGACCACCCGCGATCTGCGGCCGCTGCCCGGCGGCGGGGTCCTCATCGACACACCGGGGCTGCGCGGCGTCGGGATGTGGGACGCGCGGGCCGGGCTCGCCCGGACGTTCGCGGACGTCGAGGAGCTGGCCGAGCAGTGCCGCTTCCACGACTGCGCACACCGTGCCGAACCGGGCTGCGCGGTGCAAGAGGCCGTCGAGAGCGGCGAGTTGTCCGTCCGCCGGCTGGAGAGCTACGGCAAGCTGCAGCGCGAGAACCAGCACATCGTGGCGAAGACCGACGCCCGGCTGCGCGCCGAGATCCGCCGGGAATGGCGGCAGAAGCAGGCGCTGGGCCGGCACATGATGGAGCGGAAGCGGGGACCGCGGGGCTGA
- a CDS encoding SpoIIE family protein phosphatase, with protein sequence MRRIFRREGDDSPGSSRSRGRHLRSLLTTHSVAGQVFLLQLALTVLLVVAALLALFLQSERAGSQAARQRSLVGAETFARAPGTLAAMRSADPTAVLQPAAEAARKASGVDFIVVLRPDGVRWTHPDPRLIGKHVVVRPPLDGRTHTATFTTSLGPAVSTTVPVRAKSGSIAGLVSVGIRVHQEDEWTVHQLPLLLGSAAGALLLVTGGAAWVSQRLRRQTHGLHPAEMREMYDHHDAVLHAVREGVLIISHDGVLLLANDEARRLLELPADAERRPVADLDLSARMSALLTSGRTASDEVHLAGDRLLAVNVRPAAPRSGPAGTVVTLRDSTELRALAGRAGVAQERLKLIYDAGLRIGTTLDVGRTAEELAAVAVPRFADVVTVELLEPVLHGDEPVAGAAPGLRRMAVCGVPEESAIYRLGDAISAVPGAPMAEVLTSGRPVLLRDLRTTYEWRRQDVAGARRVLEQGIRSLIAVPLQARGVILGVANFWRSDLSGRFEEEDMAFAEELTARAAVAIDNARRYTREHTTAVTLQRSLLPQTLPEQSALEVAHRYLPAHAGVGGDWFDVIPLPGARVALVVGDVVGHGLHAAATMGRLRTAVHNFSALDLPPDELLSHLDELVSHIDTDEARAAGTCDEGVWPGGVPADADGGPEGAGRPGITGASCLYAIYDPVGGRTTLATAGHPGPAVIGPDGTVTFPEVPVSPPLGLGGSVPVETAELTLREGSRLVLYTDGLVENRDRAIDAGLELLRTALAAGADRTPEQTCTAVLDAMLPDHPSDDIALLVARTRLLGPGSVADWEVPSDPAAVAPVRAACLEMLASWGLTAVQFTTELILSELLTNAIRYGTQPIRVRLLLDRSLICEVSDGTSASPHLRRAATTDEGGRGLFLVAQFAQRWGTRYTPGGKVIWTEQSLDGRRPDTGPESADDILDQWDDVPEL encoded by the coding sequence ATGAGGAGAATCTTCCGGCGAGAAGGTGACGATTCCCCGGGGTCGTCACGCTCCCGGGGACGGCACCTGCGCTCGCTGCTGACCACCCACAGCGTCGCGGGCCAGGTGTTCCTACTCCAGCTCGCGCTCACCGTGCTGCTGGTCGTCGCGGCGCTGCTGGCCCTCTTCCTCCAGTCGGAGCGCGCGGGCTCGCAGGCGGCCCGGCAGCGTTCGCTCGTCGGCGCGGAGACCTTCGCCCGGGCGCCGGGAACCCTCGCTGCCATGCGCTCCGCCGACCCGACGGCGGTCCTGCAGCCCGCGGCGGAGGCGGCCCGCAAGGCCTCCGGTGTGGACTTCATCGTCGTGCTCCGGCCCGACGGCGTCCGCTGGACCCACCCCGATCCCCGCCTGATCGGCAAGCACGTCGTCGTCCGGCCGCCGCTCGACGGCCGGACGCACACCGCCACGTTCACCACGTCCCTCGGGCCCGCGGTGAGCACCACGGTGCCGGTCCGCGCGAAGAGCGGCTCGATCGCCGGACTGGTCTCCGTCGGGATCCGCGTCCACCAGGAGGACGAGTGGACGGTGCACCAGCTGCCGCTGCTGCTCGGCTCCGCCGCCGGGGCGCTGCTGCTGGTCACCGGCGGGGCGGCATGGGTGAGCCAGCGGCTGCGGCGGCAGACGCACGGGCTGCATCCGGCCGAGATGCGGGAGATGTACGACCACCACGACGCGGTGCTGCACGCCGTGCGGGAGGGCGTACTGATCATCAGCCATGACGGGGTGCTGCTGCTGGCGAACGACGAGGCCCGGCGGCTGCTGGAACTTCCCGCGGACGCGGAGCGGCGCCCGGTCGCCGACCTGGACCTGTCGGCGCGGATGAGCGCCCTGCTGACCTCGGGCCGGACCGCGAGCGACGAGGTGCATCTGGCCGGCGACCGGCTGCTCGCGGTGAACGTCCGCCCGGCGGCGCCCCGCAGCGGCCCGGCCGGGACCGTGGTGACGCTGCGGGACAGCACCGAGCTGCGGGCCCTGGCCGGGCGGGCGGGGGTGGCACAGGAGCGGCTGAAGCTGATCTACGACGCGGGGCTGCGGATCGGCACCACGCTGGACGTGGGGCGCACCGCCGAGGAGCTGGCGGCCGTCGCGGTCCCCCGGTTCGCCGATGTGGTCACCGTCGAACTGCTGGAACCCGTGCTGCACGGCGACGAACCGGTGGCCGGGGCGGCTCCGGGGCTGCGGCGGATGGCGGTCTGCGGCGTCCCCGAGGAGTCGGCGATCTACCGGCTGGGCGACGCCATTTCGGCGGTGCCCGGCGCCCCGATGGCCGAGGTGCTGACCAGCGGACGGCCGGTTCTCCTGCGGGACCTGCGCACGACGTACGAGTGGCGGCGGCAGGACGTGGCGGGCGCCCGGCGCGTGCTGGAGCAGGGGATCCGGTCGCTGATCGCCGTACCGCTGCAGGCGCGCGGGGTGATCCTCGGCGTCGCCAACTTCTGGCGGTCCGACCTCTCCGGCCGCTTCGAGGAGGAGGACATGGCGTTCGCCGAGGAGCTGACCGCGCGGGCCGCGGTCGCCATCGACAACGCCCGCCGCTACACCCGTGAGCACACCACGGCCGTCACCCTGCAGCGCAGTCTGCTGCCGCAGACCCTGCCCGAGCAGTCCGCCCTGGAGGTGGCCCACCGCTATCTGCCGGCGCACGCCGGGGTCGGCGGCGACTGGTTCGACGTCATCCCGCTGCCCGGCGCCCGGGTGGCGCTGGTGGTCGGCGATGTCGTCGGACACGGGCTGCACGCCGCCGCCACCATGGGCCGGCTGCGTACCGCGGTCCACAACTTCTCCGCCCTCGACCTGCCGCCCGACGAGCTGCTGAGCCATCTGGACGAACTGGTCAGCCATATCGACACCGACGAGGCGCGGGCGGCCGGCACCTGCGACGAGGGGGTGTGGCCGGGCGGTGTGCCCGCGGACGCCGACGGCGGGCCGGAGGGGGCGGGGCGCCCCGGCATCACCGGCGCGAGCTGTCTGTACGCCATCTACGACCCGGTGGGCGGCCGGACCACCCTGGCCACGGCAGGCCACCCCGGGCCGGCCGTGATCGGCCCCGACGGCACCGTCACGTTCCCCGAGGTGCCCGTCTCCCCGCCGCTGGGCCTGGGCGGCAGCGTGCCGGTGGAGACCGCGGAGCTCACCCTGCGCGAGGGCTCCCGGCTGGTGCTGTACACGGACGGGCTGGTCGAGAACCGTGACCGCGCCATCGACGCCGGCCTGGAGCTGCTGCGTACGGCCCTGGCCGCCGGGGCGGACCGCACCCCGGAGCAGACCTGTACGGCGGTCCTCGACGCGATGCTGCCCGACCACCCCAGCGACGACATCGCCCTGCTGGTGGCCCGTACCCGGCTGCTGGGCCCCGGCAGCGTCGCCGACTGGGAGGTGCCCTCCGACCCGGCCGCGGTCGCGCCCGTCCGGGCGGCCTGTCTGGAGATGCTGGCGTCCTGGGGCCTGACGGCGGTCCAGTTCACCACCGAGCTGATCCTCAGCGAGCTGCTCACCAACGCCATCCGCTACGGCACCCAGCCGATCCGGGTCCGCCTGCTGCTCGACCGGAGCCTGATCTGCGAGGTCTCCGACGGCACCAGCGCCTCGCCGCATCTGCGCCGGGCCGCCACCACGGACGAGGGCGGCCGCGGGCTCTTCCTCGTCGCCCAGTTCGCCCAGCGCTGGGGTACCCGCTACACCCCCGGCGGCAAGGTCATCTGGACCGAACAGTCCCTCGACGGCCGCCGGCCGGACACCGGCCCGGAGTCGGCCGACGACATCCTCGACCAGTGGGACGACGTGCCCGAGCTGTGA
- a CDS encoding DUF4118 domain-containing protein has product MAVLHRPVSVHRPRCHLPLSRATALRARPARPALRRGTLVRDLALPLGAVGAALLVTALTLAGPGARAPVAPAVFVLLTVAVAALARPVAVPGVALVSWLFYDGFVLNGHSDLAFRAQDRTGLLVLCCAAAAGACGAAALRAVRRRTAG; this is encoded by the coding sequence GTGGCCGTCCTCCACCGGCCGGTGTCCGTGCACCGCCCCCGCTGTCACCTGCCGCTGTCGCGGGCGACGGCGCTCCGCGCGCGCCCGGCCCGCCCGGCGCTGCGCCGCGGCACCCTCGTCCGTGATCTCGCCCTGCCGCTCGGCGCGGTGGGCGCGGCGCTGCTGGTGACCGCCCTGACGCTGGCCGGGCCCGGTGCCCGTGCCCCGGTCGCGCCGGCCGTCTTCGTCCTGCTGACGGTGGCCGTCGCCGCGCTCGCCCGGCCGGTCGCGGTGCCCGGCGTGGCCCTGGTGTCGTGGCTGTTCTACGACGGCTTCGTGCTGAACGGGCACTCCGACCTGGCGTTCCGGGCGCAGGACCGGACGGGTCTGCTGGTGCTCTGCTGCGCCGCTGCCGCGGGCGCGTGCGGGGCCGCCGCCCTGCGCGCCGTCCGGCGCCGCACGGCGGGCTGA
- a CDS encoding amino acid transporter gives MTTTVQADPTTPATTSRRWRAWLLDGLSSQAARHPGPHGTPPAEHKGHSWWRVMCLTGVDYFSTLGYQPGIAALAAGLLSPFATLVLIALTLFGALPVYRRVAKESPNGEGSIAMLERLLPWWAGKLLVLVLLGFAATDFIITMTLSAADASAHVVENPFAPPLLHGANLWITLVLLAALGAVFLKGFREAIGIAVGLVGTYLALNIVVLATSAWQVLSHPVVIDNWWGAMTAAHSSPLAIVGVALLVFPKLALGMSGFETGVAVMPQIQGDATDTPARPAGRIRGTRRLLTTAALVMSCFLLLSSLATTLLIPQKEFEPGGSANGRALAYLAHQHLGEAFGTVYDISTIAILWFAGASAMAGLLNLVPRYLPRYGMAPEWARAVRPLVLIFLATAFGITFFFDADVDAQSGAYATGVLVLMLSASFASTVAARHRRLRAATLGFGTITLVFGYTLVTNVIERPDGLKIALLFILGILLTSFASRVHRAFELRAVHVDFDETAERLIGAAMAAGPLRVIANEPNERDAAGYQEKEYSQREETHIPDGRPVLFLEVTVRDSSDFTTDLHVTGEERYGAQILRVEGAGVANTIAAVLMQLRAHSGQVPHAYFNWTEGHPFSHLLRFLVFGDGEVAPVTREVLRRAEPDRARRPRVHVG, from the coding sequence ATGACCACCACTGTCCAGGCGGACCCCACGACTCCCGCCACCACCTCCCGGCGGTGGCGCGCCTGGCTCCTGGACGGGCTGAGCAGCCAGGCCGCCCGCCACCCCGGCCCGCACGGCACCCCGCCGGCCGAGCACAAGGGGCACTCCTGGTGGCGCGTCATGTGCCTCACGGGTGTCGACTACTTCTCGACGCTGGGCTACCAGCCGGGGATCGCCGCGCTGGCGGCCGGGCTGCTCTCGCCGTTCGCCACCCTCGTCCTGATCGCGCTGACCCTGTTCGGTGCCCTGCCGGTGTACCGCAGGGTCGCCAAGGAGAGCCCGAACGGCGAGGGTTCGATCGCGATGCTGGAGCGGCTGCTGCCGTGGTGGGCGGGCAAGCTGCTGGTCCTGGTGCTGCTGGGGTTCGCCGCCACCGACTTCATCATCACGATGACGCTGTCGGCCGCGGACGCCTCGGCGCACGTGGTGGAGAATCCGTTCGCCCCTCCGCTGCTGCACGGCGCGAACCTGTGGATCACCCTGGTGCTGCTGGCCGCCCTGGGCGCGGTGTTCCTCAAGGGCTTCCGTGAGGCGATCGGCATAGCCGTCGGCCTGGTCGGGACCTATCTGGCGCTGAACATCGTGGTCCTGGCCACCTCGGCCTGGCAGGTGCTGTCGCACCCCGTGGTGATCGACAACTGGTGGGGCGCCATGACCGCCGCGCACTCCTCGCCGCTGGCGATCGTCGGGGTGGCGCTGCTGGTCTTCCCCAAGCTGGCGCTGGGCATGTCCGGCTTCGAGACCGGTGTCGCCGTCATGCCGCAGATCCAGGGCGACGCCACCGACACCCCCGCGCGCCCGGCCGGCCGGATCCGCGGCACCCGCCGGCTGCTGACCACCGCGGCGCTGGTCATGAGCTGCTTCCTGCTGCTGTCGAGCCTGGCGACCACCCTGCTCATCCCGCAGAAGGAGTTCGAGCCCGGCGGTTCGGCCAACGGGCGTGCGCTGGCCTATCTGGCGCACCAGCACCTCGGCGAGGCCTTCGGCACCGTCTACGACATCTCCACCATCGCCATCCTCTGGTTCGCCGGTGCCTCGGCGATGGCGGGACTGCTCAACCTCGTGCCGCGCTATCTGCCGCGTTACGGCATGGCGCCGGAGTGGGCCCGGGCGGTGCGTCCGCTGGTGCTGATCTTCCTGGCCACGGCCTTCGGCATCACCTTCTTCTTCGACGCCGACGTCGACGCGCAGAGCGGCGCCTATGCCACCGGCGTGCTGGTGCTGATGCTCTCGGCGTCCTTCGCCTCCACCGTCGCCGCCCGCCACCGCCGCCTGCGCGCGGCCACCCTCGGGTTCGGCACGATCACCCTGGTCTTCGGCTACACCCTGGTCACCAATGTCATCGAGCGGCCCGACGGCCTGAAGATCGCGCTGCTGTTCATCCTCGGCATCCTGCTGACCTCGTTCGCCTCACGTGTCCACCGGGCCTTCGAACTGCGCGCCGTCCACGTCGACTTCGACGAGACGGCCGAGCGGCTGATCGGCGCCGCGATGGCGGCCGGACCGCTGCGGGTCATCGCCAACGAGCCCAACGAGCGGGACGCGGCGGGGTACCAGGAGAAGGAGTACAGCCAGCGCGAGGAGACCCATATCCCCGACGGCCGGCCGGTGCTGTTCCTGGAGGTCACCGTCCGGGACTCCTCGGACTTCACCACGGATCTGCACGTGACGGGCGAGGAGCGGTACGGGGCGCAGATCCTGCGCGTCGAGGGCGCCGGCGTGGCCAACACCATCGCCGCCGTCCTGATGCAGCTGCGCGCGCACTCCGGCCAGGTCCCGCACGCCTACTTCAACTGGACCGAGGGCCATCCGTTCAGCCATCTGCTGCGCTTCCTGGTCTTCGGTGACGGTGAGGTCGCGCCGGTCACCCGGGAGGTCCTCCGCCGCGCCGAGCCCGACCGGGCCCGGCGCCCGCGGGTCCACGTCGGCTGA
- a CDS encoding maleylpyruvate isomerase family mycothiol-dependent enzyme, translating to MNTSDTPGRTAVTPAVHRAAVATETARFVAVLDGADLSVPVPGCPGWTLVDLVGHTGNVQRMFSGLLRRRVQEPPRSREVDWQLPTDGTDDRGWADWLAASAAEAADAFAGTDPDAAMWAWGVDQHARFWMRRMLFETLVHRTDAERALGLRAVVDPVLAADGVDEFLVNLPFAASFAPKVAHLRGNGETLRFRCTDTAGDWLVRLGPDGFGLAPQAEAGSADAGVEAPAADLLLLLYGRLDRDADTVDTTGDEELLARWFANSAF from the coding sequence ATGAACACCTCGGACACCCCGGGCCGGACGGCCGTCACCCCTGCCGTGCACCGCGCCGCCGTCGCGACGGAGACGGCGCGGTTCGTGGCGGTACTGGACGGCGCGGACCTCTCGGTCCCGGTGCCGGGCTGCCCCGGCTGGACGCTGGTGGACCTGGTCGGGCACACCGGGAACGTGCAGCGGATGTTCTCGGGCCTGCTGCGCCGGCGCGTCCAGGAGCCGCCGCGCAGCCGCGAGGTGGACTGGCAGCTGCCCACGGACGGCACGGACGACCGTGGCTGGGCCGACTGGCTGGCGGCGAGCGCGGCGGAGGCGGCCGACGCCTTCGCCGGGACCGACCCGGACGCCGCGATGTGGGCCTGGGGCGTCGACCAGCACGCCCGCTTCTGGATGCGGCGGATGCTGTTCGAGACGCTGGTGCACCGCACCGACGCCGAGCGCGCCCTCGGTCTCCGCGCGGTGGTCGATCCCGTGCTCGCGGCCGACGGCGTGGACGAGTTCCTGGTCAATCTGCCGTTCGCGGCCTCCTTCGCCCCCAAGGTGGCGCACCTGCGCGGCAACGGCGAGACGCTCCGCTTCCGGTGCACGGACACGGCCGGCGACTGGCTGGTCCGCCTGGGGCCCGACGGCTTCGGCCTCGCCCCGCAGGCCGAAGCCGGCTCTGCCGACGCCGGTGTCGAGGCACCCGCCGCGGACCTGCTGCTCCTCCTGTACGGCCGCCTCGACCGCGACGCGGACACCGTCGACACCACGGGCGACGAGGAGCTGCTGGCGCGCTGGTTCGCCAACTCCGCGTTCTGA
- a CDS encoding transcriptional regulator, translating to MYSTPFSPAEARSARARVGLSTAQVAQAMTACGAPVRPELVEAWEYGAQFPTEPQLFALADVLWCPPTVLMGVEPRTLAEHRMARQLSVERLAQLIDMDPARYHAAEAAQQWTGDYRQTKALVDALGLSLRKLIGVMGHNEELAGHLRTAIDGRWKSHVGPVVTITTLNKTRVGDALRTMHAEFAEFSERYMGHVVARNDDSRLKQVAAERSAYLRRLVDHFWELIGDAGEAPPFNTVTTH from the coding sequence GTGTACAGCACTCCCTTCTCCCCCGCAGAAGCCAGATCCGCGCGGGCCCGGGTGGGCCTGAGCACGGCTCAGGTGGCCCAGGCCATGACGGCGTGCGGAGCGCCGGTGCGTCCCGAGCTCGTCGAGGCCTGGGAGTACGGCGCGCAGTTCCCGACCGAGCCTCAGCTGTTCGCCCTGGCCGACGTCCTGTGGTGCCCGCCGACGGTGCTGATGGGTGTCGAGCCGCGGACCCTGGCCGAACACCGGATGGCCCGCCAGCTGAGCGTGGAGCGGCTGGCGCAGCTGATCGACATGGACCCGGCCCGCTACCATGCGGCCGAGGCGGCGCAGCAGTGGACGGGTGACTACCGGCAGACCAAGGCGCTGGTGGACGCGCTCGGGCTGTCGCTGCGCAAGCTGATCGGCGTGATGGGGCACAACGAGGAGCTGGCCGGGCATCTGCGGACGGCCATCGACGGGCGCTGGAAGTCGCATGTCGGCCCGGTCGTCACGATCACCACACTGAACAAGACCCGGGTGGGCGACGCGCTGCGCACGATGCATGCGGAGTTCGCGGAGTTCTCCGAGCGCTACATGGGGCACGTGGTGGCGCGTAACGACGACTCCCGCCTCAAGCAGGTCGCCGCCGAGCGTTCGGCGTATCTGCGCCGGCTGGTCGACCACTTCTGGGAGCTGATCGGGGACGCGGGCGAGGCACCGCCGTTCAACACCGTGACCACGCACTGA
- a CDS encoding nucleobase:cation symporter-2 family protein: MARVSRQDPEQFSREGTHPVDEVLPVAKLTLYGFQHVLAFYAGAVIVPIVVGNALGLSHEELVYLINADLLTCGIATIIQALGIWKIGARLPLVQGVTFTAVSPMIAIGLGAGGGTAGLLVVYGAVITAGIATFLFAPFFSKLVKYFPPIVIGTILTIIGLTLIPQGLQDAAGGAKLIGHPGYGDLKNLGYALGTLLFILAVVRLGKPYLSSLAVLLGLVAGTAVAWCLGDADFGAVKSADWFGVSTPFHYGMPKFELFPIIAMVVVMLITMVETTGDVYAIGEITRKRVDNATVASALRADGIATVLGGVLNSFPYVAFAENIGLVRMSKVMSRFVVVAAGCFMMVMGLLPKAGSVVAAIPHPVLGGAAIAMFGMVATVGVQILGKVDLREERNALILAVSFAAALLPNAVGPFFQRMPEDVRAVLDSGITLGSLTAVLLNLFFNVFTRRKTMEIDWDEIEADEPDEAPRPMDAYAPTDPYGPADPYGVPGPHTQHGAPGPHTPQQPHAPQYPQQPQGPQWGASGH; the protein is encoded by the coding sequence ATGGCACGAGTCTCCCGACAAGACCCCGAGCAGTTCTCCCGTGAAGGCACGCACCCGGTCGACGAGGTGCTCCCGGTCGCCAAGCTCACGCTGTACGGATTCCAGCACGTTCTCGCCTTTTACGCGGGCGCGGTGATCGTCCCGATCGTCGTCGGGAACGCCTTGGGCCTCTCCCATGAAGAGCTGGTCTATCTGATCAATGCGGACCTGCTGACCTGCGGTATCGCCACGATCATCCAGGCCCTGGGCATTTGGAAGATCGGCGCCAGGCTGCCGCTGGTCCAGGGCGTCACCTTCACCGCCGTCTCGCCGATGATCGCGATCGGCCTGGGCGCCGGCGGCGGCACCGCGGGACTGCTCGTCGTCTACGGCGCGGTGATCACGGCAGGCATAGCGACCTTCCTCTTCGCGCCGTTCTTCAGCAAGCTGGTGAAATACTTCCCGCCGATCGTCATCGGCACCATCCTCACCATCATCGGCCTCACGCTGATCCCGCAGGGGCTGCAGGACGCGGCCGGCGGGGCGAAGCTGATCGGACACCCCGGGTACGGCGACCTCAAGAATCTCGGATACGCGCTGGGCACCCTGCTGTTCATCCTGGCCGTGGTCCGCCTGGGCAAGCCCTACCTGAGCAGCCTCGCCGTCCTGCTCGGCCTGGTCGCCGGCACGGCCGTCGCCTGGTGCCTCGGTGACGCGGATTTCGGTGCGGTGAAGAGCGCCGACTGGTTCGGCGTCAGCACGCCGTTCCACTACGGAATGCCGAAGTTCGAACTCTTCCCGATCATCGCCATGGTCGTCGTCATGCTGATCACCATGGTGGAGACCACCGGAGACGTCTACGCCATCGGGGAGATCACCCGTAAGCGGGTCGACAACGCCACCGTCGCCAGCGCCCTGCGCGCGGACGGTATCGCCACCGTGCTCGGCGGCGTGCTCAACTCCTTTCCGTACGTGGCATTTGCCGAGAACATCGGCCTGGTACGGATGTCGAAGGTGATGAGCCGGTTCGTGGTGGTCGCGGCCGGCTGCTTCATGATGGTGATGGGGCTGCTGCCCAAGGCGGGCAGTGTGGTGGCCGCGATTCCGCATCCGGTGCTCGGCGGCGCCGCGATCGCGATGTTCGGCATGGTCGCCACGGTCGGTGTCCAGATCCTGGGCAAGGTGGATCTGCGCGAGGAGCGCAATGCGCTGATCCTGGCCGTCAGTTTCGCCGCCGCGCTGCTGCCCAACGCGGTCGGGCCGTTCTTCCAGCGGATGCCGGAGGACGTCCGGGCGGTCCTCGACAGCGGGATCACCCTGGGCAGCCTGACGGCCGTCCTGCTGAACCTCTTCTTCAACGTCTTCACCCGCCGCAAGACGATGGAGATCGACTGGGACGAGATCGAGGCCGACGAGCCGGACGAGGCACCCCGGCCCATGGACGCCTACGCGCCCACCGACCCGTACGGCCCGGCCGACCCGTACGGCGTCCCGGGCCCGCACACCCAGCACGGCGCCCCGGGCCCGCACACCCCGCAGCAGCCGCACGCCCCGCAGTACCCGCAGCAGCCGCAGGGCCCCCAGTGGGGGGCATCCGGCCACTGA